The following proteins are encoded in a genomic region of Acidobacteriota bacterium:
- the smpB gene encoding SsrA-binding protein SmpB → MAKTDDKPAERPIADNRKAFHDYHIVETFEAGVALLGTEVKAIREGRVNLRDSYGRAEGGEIWIYNVHISPYSHRGYADHEPTRRRKLLLHADEIRKLIGKTTERGMTLVPTKMYFKRGRVKVAIGLAKGKKAHDKRETIRRREAERETRAAIKERRAR, encoded by the coding sequence ATGGCAAAGACCGACGACAAACCCGCCGAGAGGCCGATCGCCGACAACCGCAAGGCGTTTCACGACTACCACATCGTCGAAACGTTCGAAGCCGGGGTGGCGCTGCTCGGCACCGAGGTCAAGGCGATCCGCGAGGGGCGCGTGAACCTGCGCGACAGCTACGGCCGCGCCGAGGGGGGCGAGATCTGGATCTACAACGTTCACATCTCGCCGTACTCGCATCGCGGCTACGCGGACCACGAGCCCACGCGCCGCCGCAAGCTGCTGCTGCACGCCGACGAGATCCGCAAGCTGATTGGCAAGACCACCGAGCGCGGCATGACGCTCGTGCCCACGAAGATGTACTTCAAGCGCGGCCGCGTGAAGGTCGCCATCGGCCTCGCCAAGGGCAAGAAGGCGCACGACAAGCGCGAGACGATCCGCAGGCGCGAGGCCGAGCGCGAGACGCGCGCGGCGATCAAGGAGCGGCGCGCGCGGTGA
- a CDS encoding glycosyltransferase family 2 protein, with product MRTPPLVSIVVPCFNEGTRIGACLAELESWLDSSFEIVVVDDGSRDDTFERAGQFAAGHPRVRIHRLETNQGKGAALRSAIPLVEGERVVFLDADLAFGAASARTALAALETADMAIGNRRHSGSRYSVPVRLFGFLYRRHLAGQAFNLFVRVLLGIRARHAVRAQGVPARHAPAHGGVADEERVRA from the coding sequence ATGAGGACTCCGCCGCTCGTCTCAATCGTGGTTCCCTGCTTCAACGAGGGGACGCGGATCGGCGCCTGCCTCGCGGAACTGGAATCGTGGCTCGACAGCTCGTTCGAGATAGTCGTCGTGGACGATGGGAGCCGTGATGACACGTTCGAGCGGGCCGGCCAATTCGCGGCGGGACACCCTCGCGTGCGCATCCACCGGCTGGAAACGAACCAGGGCAAAGGCGCCGCCCTGCGGTCCGCCATTCCGCTCGTGGAGGGAGAGCGCGTCGTCTTTCTGGATGCGGACCTCGCCTTCGGCGCGGCGTCGGCCCGAACCGCGCTTGCCGCGCTCGAGACGGCCGACATGGCGATTGGAAACCGCCGCCACTCCGGCTCCCGCTACTCGGTGCCCGTCCGGCTGTTCGGCTTTCTGTACCGGCGGCACCTGGCCGGCCAGGCGTTCAACCTGTTCGTGCGGGTGCTGCTCGGCATTCGCGCGCGACACGCAGTGCGGGCTCAAGGCGTTCCGGCGCGACACGCTCCGGCACATGGAGGCGTCGCTGACGAGGAACGGGTTCGCGCTTGA
- a CDS encoding DegT/DnrJ/EryC1/StrS family aminotransferase, giving the protein MPSAKSSSAVRVPLLDLAAQNGPLRDEILAAVARVADSNRFIMGPEVEGLERELAAMLGAKHAVGVSSGTDALLVAMMALGIGAGDEVITPTFSFFATAGCVSRLGATPKLVDIDPITFNVNVAAVERAITPRTKAIVPVHLYGLCADMEPLLVLARRRGIAIVEDAAQSIGSKYGDRQAGTMGAFGCFSFFPSKNLGAFGDAGLVTTNDEGLAARVKMLRNHGASERYFHKYIGGNFRLDALQAAVLRVKAPHLAGWTEFRRRNAARYDAMFRAARLDDVLALPYEPANRYHIFNQYVVRAPKRDALRAHLEAAGVATEIYYPVPFHLQECFADLGHRRGDFPEAESAAAEVLALPIYGELTEDQQAHVVQRIAEFYAA; this is encoded by the coding sequence ATGCCATCCGCCAAATCGTCGAGCGCCGTGCGCGTGCCGCTGCTCGACCTGGCCGCGCAGAACGGCCCGCTGCGCGACGAGATTCTTGCCGCCGTCGCGCGCGTCGCCGACAGCAATCGTTTCATCATGGGGCCGGAGGTCGAAGGGCTCGAGCGCGAGCTTGCGGCGATGCTCGGCGCGAAGCACGCGGTCGGCGTGTCGTCCGGCACCGACGCGCTGCTCGTGGCCATGATGGCGCTCGGCATCGGCGCGGGCGACGAAGTCATCACGCCGACGTTCTCCTTCTTTGCGACCGCCGGTTGCGTGTCCCGTCTGGGCGCCACGCCGAAGCTGGTGGACATCGACCCGATCACCTTCAACGTCAACGTGGCGGCGGTCGAGCGCGCGATCACGCCGCGCACGAAGGCCATCGTCCCCGTGCACCTCTACGGGCTGTGCGCGGACATGGAGCCGCTGCTGGTGCTGGCCAGGCGCCGCGGCATCGCGATCGTCGAGGACGCCGCGCAGTCGATCGGATCGAAATACGGCGACCGGCAGGCGGGCACGATGGGCGCATTCGGCTGCTTCTCGTTCTTCCCGAGCAAGAACCTGGGCGCGTTCGGCGACGCGGGGCTCGTGACGACCAATGACGAGGGGCTGGCGGCGCGCGTGAAGATGCTGCGAAACCACGGCGCCTCGGAGAGGTACTTCCATAAGTACATCGGCGGGAACTTCAGGCTCGATGCGCTGCAGGCGGCCGTCCTTCGCGTCAAGGCGCCCCACCTGGCGGGCTGGACGGAATTCCGGCGGCGCAACGCCGCGCGGTACGACGCCATGTTCCGCGCCGCACGCCTGGACGATGTGCTGGCGCTGCCGTACGAGCCGGCGAACCGGTACCACATCTTCAATCAGTACGTCGTCCGCGCGCCGAAGCGCGACGCGCTCAGGGCGCACCTCGAGGCGGCCGGCGTGGCCACCGAGATCTACTATCCCGTGCCGTTCCACCTGCAGGAGTGCTTCGCGGATCTCGGCCATCGCCGCGGCGACTTCCCGGAGGCCGAATCGGCCGCCGCCGAAGTGCTCGCGCTGCCGATCTACGGCGAGCTGACCGAAGACCAGCAGGCGCACGTCGTCCAGCGCATCGCGGAGTTCTACGCCGCATGA
- a CDS encoding sugar nucleotide-binding protein — protein MRVLVTGAAGHLGAAIVEEFSRAHEVTSFTRADLDITDAKAVAASVAAARPEAIVNCAADNDVDGAEDEPVRAFDVNAFAV, from the coding sequence ATGAGAGTGCTGGTGACCGGGGCGGCCGGCCACCTCGGCGCCGCGATCGTGGAGGAGTTCTCGCGCGCGCACGAGGTCACCTCGTTCACCCGGGCCGATCTCGACATCACCGATGCGAAGGCGGTCGCGGCCTCCGTCGCCGCCGCGCGTCCGGAAGCGATCGTCAACTGCGCCGCAGACAACGATGTTGACGGCGCGGAGGACGAGCCCGTCAGGGCCTTCGACGTGAACGCGTTCGCGGTGTAG
- a CDS encoding NAD(P)-dependent oxidoreductase, translated as MHFSSDFVFDGRADRPYAEDDPPGPLSVYGTSKLVGEWLAREAPRHYVLRVESLFGGPTAGRGAKSGSVGRIVDAIAQGREVPVFTDRVVSPTSAVEAASATARILQAGLPPGVYHCVNGGACRWDELAVEAARLLGREPRLKPMTLDSVALKARRPRYCALSNAKLAAAGVTMSDWKEALARYLVVWDGPFGSAERP; from the coding sequence GTGCACTTCAGCAGCGATTTCGTGTTCGACGGGCGGGCGGATCGGCCGTACGCCGAGGATGACCCGCCGGGCCCGCTCAGCGTGTACGGGACCTCGAAGCTCGTGGGCGAGTGGCTCGCGCGGGAAGCGCCGAGGCACTACGTGCTGCGGGTGGAGAGCCTGTTCGGCGGGCCGACCGCCGGGCGCGGCGCGAAGTCCGGCAGCGTCGGGCGCATTGTCGACGCGATCGCGCAGGGGCGCGAAGTCCCCGTGTTCACCGATCGCGTCGTCTCGCCGACGAGCGCCGTGGAGGCGGCGTCGGCCACCGCGCGGATCCTGCAGGCCGGGCTGCCGCCCGGCGTCTATCATTGCGTGAACGGCGGCGCCTGCCGGTGGGATGAGCTTGCCGTGGAAGCCGCGCGGCTGCTCGGCCGCGAGCCGCGGTTGAAGCCCATGACGCTCGACAGCGTGGCGCTCAAGGCGCGCCGCCCGCGCTACTGCGCGCTGTCGAACGCGAAGCTCGCGGCGGCAGGCGTCACGATGTCGGATTGGAAGGAGGCGCTCGCGCGGTATCTCGTGGTGTGGGACGGACCCTTCGGGTCCGCCGAGCGACCCTGA